In a genomic window of Azospirillum lipoferum 4B:
- a CDS encoding TRAP transporter substrate-binding protein: protein MFRKLLLATGIAAALLAPVVAATSASAQEVKTRIIRFGYGLSESSNQGRAVKYFAEELSKRSGGKFKMKGFGDASLGNDIQMQNALIGGAQEMMVGSTATLVGIVKDFGVYDLPFLFNNEKEADAVLDGPFGEKLLKALNDKGLVGLVYWENGFRNLTNSKRPITKLEDMGGIKLRVMQNPVYIDMFNRFGANAVPLAFSELFTALETGTVDGQENPVTTIQSSKFYEVQKYLTISRHVYSPWIVLASKRWYDGLSADEKKIVHEAAAASREFERKDSREASAQSVAYLKEKGMQINELSPAELDRMREMVKPAFDKYAADGGAEILKEIQAAIAAARK from the coding sequence ATGTTCCGCAAACTGCTTCTCGCCACCGGCATCGCCGCCGCCCTGCTCGCCCCGGTCGTCGCCGCCACCAGCGCCTCCGCCCAGGAGGTGAAGACCCGCATCATCCGCTTCGGCTATGGCCTGTCGGAAAGCAGCAACCAGGGCCGCGCCGTCAAGTATTTCGCCGAGGAGCTGTCCAAGCGCAGCGGCGGCAAGTTCAAGATGAAGGGCTTCGGCGACGCCAGCCTGGGCAACGACATCCAGATGCAGAACGCCCTGATCGGCGGCGCGCAGGAGATGATGGTGGGCTCCACCGCCACGCTCGTCGGCATCGTCAAGGATTTCGGCGTCTACGACCTGCCCTTCCTGTTCAACAACGAGAAGGAGGCCGACGCCGTCCTGGACGGCCCGTTCGGCGAGAAGCTGCTGAAGGCGCTGAACGACAAGGGGCTGGTCGGGCTGGTCTATTGGGAGAACGGCTTCCGCAACCTGACCAACAGCAAGCGGCCGATCACCAAGCTTGAAGACATGGGCGGCATCAAGCTGCGCGTGATGCAGAACCCGGTCTACATCGACATGTTCAACCGCTTCGGCGCCAACGCGGTGCCGCTGGCCTTCTCCGAGCTGTTCACCGCGCTGGAGACCGGCACGGTCGACGGCCAGGAAAACCCGGTCACGACCATCCAGTCGTCCAAGTTCTATGAGGTGCAGAAGTACCTGACCATTTCCCGCCACGTCTACAGCCCGTGGATCGTGCTGGCCAGCAAGCGCTGGTACGACGGCCTGTCGGCCGACGAGAAGAAGATCGTCCACGAGGCCGCCGCCGCCTCGCGCGAGTTCGAGCGCAAGGACAGCCGCGAGGCCTCGGCCCAGAGCGTGGCCTATCTGAAGGAAAAGGGCATGCAGATCAACGAGCTGAGCCCGGCCGAGCTGGACCGCATGCGCGAGATGGTTAAGCCCGCCTTCGACAAGTACGCCGCCGATGGCGGTGCGGAGATCCTGAAGGAGATTCAGGCCGCCATCGCTGCCGCCCGCAAGTAA
- the pcaG gene encoding protocatechuate 3,4-dioxygenase subunit alpha — MSQMLKQTPSQTVGPYFAYAWTPELYGRRPLATNRLATRDLPGEHIRIEGVVTDGEGAPIRDCVVEIWQAGADGSHAPGAAGFGRCGTTDAGYYFFDTVKPGACEPGHAPHIAVTVFARGMLSHAFTRLHFSDEAAANEADPVLASVPADRRDTLIAQRAEAPGGVVYRFDIRLQGEGETVFFDC, encoded by the coding sequence ATGAGCCAGATGCTGAAACAGACGCCGTCCCAGACCGTCGGCCCCTATTTCGCCTATGCCTGGACGCCGGAACTCTACGGGCGCCGCCCGCTGGCGACCAACCGGCTGGCGACCCGCGACCTGCCGGGCGAGCATATCCGCATCGAAGGCGTCGTCACCGACGGCGAGGGTGCGCCGATCCGCGACTGCGTGGTGGAGATCTGGCAGGCCGGCGCCGACGGCAGCCATGCTCCCGGTGCGGCGGGCTTCGGCCGCTGCGGCACCACCGATGCCGGCTATTACTTCTTCGACACGGTGAAGCCCGGCGCCTGCGAGCCGGGCCACGCCCCGCACATCGCGGTGACGGTGTTCGCCCGCGGCATGCTGAGCCACGCCTTCACCCGCCTGCACTTCTCGGATGAGGCCGCGGCGAACGAGGCCGACCCGGTGCTGGCGAGCGTCCCGGCCGACCGCCGCGACACCCTGATCGCCCAGCGCGCCGAGGCTCCGGGCGGCGTGGTCTACCGTTTCGATATCCGGCTGCAGGGCGAGGGGGAGACGGTGTTTTTTGATTGCTGA
- a CDS encoding LacI family DNA-binding transcriptional regulator: protein MTTRGGDRPASPTVKTRKPRSSRTGRATMADVAERVGVSAITVSRAFKRPELVGPELRQRILDTAQSMGYVPNQAASALASARSMTVAVLIPSMTNMVFVETLAGIHDMLLPRGYRALIGVTHYSPEEEERLIRTYLQFQPDGILLTGTDHTDVTRTYLSALSSPTVHMMELLDDPESLSVGCSQEEGGRLMTTHLLERGYRRIGFVAVQLDPRTLSRLDGYRHALEEAGLYDETRVWRLPDPSSIHLGAAMIDRLMAENTDCDAIFFCNDDLAQGALFQCQRRGIRVPDQLAIAGFNDLPASAWTTPTLTTVATPRYAIGRHAAAMLLDLMEGKEPPRRRVDLGLTFIAREST from the coding sequence GTGACGACACGTGGCGGTGATCGGCCTGCATCCCCGACGGTCAAGACGCGCAAGCCGCGCTCCTCGCGCACCGGGCGGGCGACGATGGCGGACGTGGCGGAGCGGGTCGGCGTCAGCGCCATCACCGTGTCGCGCGCCTTCAAGCGGCCGGAGCTGGTCGGGCCGGAGCTTCGCCAGCGCATCCTCGACACCGCCCAGTCGATGGGCTACGTGCCGAACCAGGCGGCCAGCGCGCTGGCGTCGGCGCGGTCGATGACGGTGGCCGTGCTGATCCCGTCGATGACCAACATGGTCTTCGTCGAGACGCTGGCCGGCATCCACGACATGCTGCTGCCGCGCGGCTATCGCGCCCTGATCGGCGTCACCCACTATTCCCCGGAGGAGGAGGAGCGGCTGATCCGCACCTACCTTCAGTTCCAGCCCGACGGCATCCTGCTGACCGGCACCGACCACACCGACGTCACCCGCACCTACCTGTCGGCATTGAGCAGCCCGACCGTCCACATGATGGAGCTGCTGGACGATCCCGAAAGCCTCAGCGTCGGCTGTTCGCAGGAGGAAGGCGGGCGGCTGATGACCACCCATTTGCTGGAGCGCGGCTACCGCCGCATCGGCTTCGTCGCCGTGCAGCTCGACCCCCGCACGCTCTCCCGCCTGGACGGCTACCGCCACGCGCTGGAGGAGGCCGGGCTGTATGACGAGACGCGGGTGTGGCGCCTGCCCGACCCGTCCTCCATCCATCTGGGTGCGGCGATGATCGACCGGCTGATGGCCGAGAACACCGACTGCGACGCCATATTCTTCTGCAACGACGATCTGGCGCAGGGTGCGCTGTTCCAATGCCAGCGCCGCGGCATCCGGGTGCCGGACCAGCTCGCCATCGCCGGCTTCAACGACCTGCCGGCGTCGGCCTGGACCACCCCCACCCTGACCACCGTCGCCACGCCGCGCTACGCCATCGGCCGCCACGCCGCGGCCATGCTGCTCGACCTGATGGAGGGCAAGGAACCGCCGCGGCGGCGCGTCGACCTGGGCCTGACCTTCATCGCGCGGGAGAGCACCTGA
- a CDS encoding TRAP transporter large permease has product MTLTIFLGSLFGLMLLGMPIAFALMLTGVALMVHLDFFDAQLVAQNMLSGADNYPLMAVPFFILAGELMNAGGISQRIINLAVSLVGHIKGGLGYVTIGASVMLASLSGSAIADTAALATLLIPMMRDHGYPVPRSAGLIASGGIIAPIIPPSMPFIIFGVTTNTSISSLFMAGIVPGLLMGIGLVCAWMFVVRDMTVKLQPKASGRERLKALGDGIWALALPVIIIGGLRGGIFTPTEAAVVAAVYSLFVALFVYRQVTLAQLVPLLVQAARTTSTVMFLCAAALVSSYMVTLADLPQQMTELLAPLMDNPKLLMLAIACLLLAVGTVMDLTPTILVLGPVLTPLAIKAGIDPAYFGVMFVLVGTLGLIHPPVCTVLNVVCGVARISLESATKGIWPFLLTYIVLLGLLIAVPEIVTAPLHFFH; this is encoded by the coding sequence ATGACCCTGACCATTTTCCTGGGCTCGCTGTTCGGCCTGATGCTGCTCGGCATGCCCATCGCCTTCGCGCTGATGCTGACCGGCGTCGCGCTGATGGTTCACCTGGATTTCTTCGACGCCCAGCTGGTCGCCCAGAACATGCTGAGCGGCGCCGACAACTACCCGCTGATGGCGGTGCCCTTCTTCATCCTGGCCGGCGAGCTGATGAATGCCGGCGGCATTTCCCAGCGCATCATCAACCTCGCGGTCAGCCTCGTCGGCCACATCAAGGGCGGGCTGGGATACGTCACCATCGGCGCCTCGGTGATGCTGGCCAGCCTGTCGGGATCGGCCATCGCCGACACCGCCGCGCTCGCCACGCTGCTGATCCCGATGATGCGCGACCATGGCTATCCGGTGCCGCGCTCGGCCGGGCTGATCGCATCGGGGGGCATCATCGCCCCGATCATCCCGCCCAGCATGCCCTTCATCATCTTCGGCGTGACCACCAACACCTCGATCAGCTCGCTGTTCATGGCCGGCATCGTGCCCGGCCTGCTGATGGGCATCGGTCTGGTCTGCGCCTGGATGTTCGTCGTCCGCGACATGACGGTGAAGCTGCAGCCGAAGGCGAGCGGGCGGGAGCGGCTGAAGGCGCTGGGCGACGGCATCTGGGCACTGGCCCTGCCGGTCATCATCATCGGCGGCCTGCGCGGCGGCATCTTCACGCCGACCGAGGCCGCGGTGGTCGCCGCCGTCTATTCGCTGTTCGTCGCGCTGTTCGTCTACCGGCAGGTCACGCTGGCGCAGCTGGTGCCGCTGCTGGTCCAGGCGGCGCGCACCACCAGCACCGTGATGTTCCTGTGCGCCGCGGCGCTGGTGTCGTCCTACATGGTGACGCTGGCCGACCTGCCGCAGCAGATGACGGAGCTGCTGGCGCCGCTGATGGACAATCCGAAGCTGCTGATGCTGGCCATCGCCTGCCTGCTGCTGGCCGTCGGCACGGTGATGGACCTGACGCCGACCATCCTGGTGCTTGGCCCGGTGCTGACGCCGCTGGCGATCAAGGCCGGCATCGACCCCGCCTATTTCGGCGTGATGTTCGTCCTGGTCGGCACGCTGGGCCTGATCCATCCGCCGGTCTGCACGGTGCTGAACGTGGTGTGCGGCGTCGCCCGCATCTCGCTGGAAAGCGCCACCAAGGGAATCTGGCCCTTCCTGCTGACCTACATCGTGCTGCTCGGCCTGCTGATCGCCGTGCCGGAGATCGTCACCGCGCCGCTGCATTTCTTCCACTGA
- a CDS encoding 3-carboxy-cis,cis-muconate cycloisomerase — protein sequence MTADRHSDPLLDPLFTSDAAADAFSPTARLQGMLDFEAALARAEAAVGVIPAHAVPAIEAACKAHLYELDALGAEAALAGNTAIPMVKHLTRAVKAADEESSRYVHWGATSQDAMDSGLMLQLRRFLDGLDADLAALADGLAELADRHRATLMVARTWLQHALPTTFGLKAAGWLDALGRDRQRIAAARTRLALQFGGAAGTLAALGEAGPAVAEALATELDLPLPALPWHASRDRITELASSLGILAGTLGTLGRDISLMMQMEVAEAFEPAGPGRGGSSTMPHKRNPVSCAVLLSTAIRAPALVGGLLAAQVQEHERGLGGWHAEWQALPDLCRLVAGAARHARETIAGLTVDAERMRANLDLTRGLILAEAVTMALGDRMGRMAAHSRVADASRRAAEAARPLRDVLAEDAEVVRALGIDGLDRLFDPLRYTGAASHFIDRVLALHRHQRRQQN from the coding sequence ATGACCGCCGACCGCCATTCCGATCCGCTGCTCGACCCGCTCTTCACCAGCGACGCGGCGGCCGATGCCTTCTCCCCCACGGCACGGCTGCAGGGCATGCTGGATTTCGAGGCGGCGCTGGCGCGGGCGGAAGCGGCGGTGGGCGTCATCCCCGCCCATGCCGTCCCGGCCATCGAAGCGGCCTGCAAGGCTCATCTCTACGAGCTCGACGCGCTGGGGGCGGAGGCGGCGCTGGCCGGCAACACCGCCATCCCGATGGTCAAGCACCTGACCCGTGCCGTGAAGGCCGCCGACGAGGAGTCCTCCCGCTACGTCCATTGGGGCGCCACCAGCCAGGATGCGATGGACAGCGGCCTGATGCTTCAGCTGCGCCGTTTCCTCGACGGGCTGGATGCCGATCTGGCGGCGCTGGCCGACGGCCTGGCCGAGCTCGCCGACCGCCACCGCGCCACGCTGATGGTCGCCCGCACCTGGCTGCAGCACGCCCTTCCCACCACCTTCGGCCTGAAGGCCGCCGGCTGGCTCGACGCGCTGGGCCGCGACCGCCAGCGGATCGCCGCCGCCCGCACCCGCCTCGCCCTGCAATTCGGCGGCGCAGCCGGGACGCTGGCAGCCCTGGGCGAGGCCGGCCCGGCGGTGGCGGAGGCGCTGGCGACGGAGCTGGACCTCCCCCTGCCCGCCCTGCCCTGGCATGCCAGCCGCGACCGCATCACCGAACTGGCCTCCTCCCTCGGCATTCTCGCCGGCACGCTCGGCACGCTGGGCCGCGACATTTCGCTGATGATGCAGATGGAGGTCGCCGAGGCGTTCGAGCCCGCCGGCCCCGGCCGCGGCGGCTCCTCCACCATGCCGCACAAGCGCAACCCGGTGTCCTGCGCCGTCCTGCTTTCCACCGCCATCCGTGCCCCGGCGCTCGTCGGCGGGCTGCTGGCGGCACAGGTGCAGGAACACGAACGCGGCCTCGGCGGCTGGCATGCCGAATGGCAGGCGCTGCCCGACCTCTGCCGCCTCGTCGCCGGGGCCGCCCGCCATGCCCGCGAGACCATCGCCGGCCTGACCGTGGATGCGGAGCGCATGCGCGCCAACCTGGACCTCACCCGCGGCCTGATCCTGGCCGAGGCGGTGACCATGGCGCTGGGCGACCGCATGGGCCGCATGGCCGCCCATTCCCGCGTGGCCGACGCCAGCCGCCGCGCCGCCGAAGCCGCCCGTCCGCTGCGCGACGTGCTGGCCGAGGATGCCGAGGTGGTGCGGGCGCTGGGCATCGACGGCCTCGACCGCCTGTTCGACCCGCTGCGCTACACCGGCGCAGCCTCCCATTTCATCGACCGCGTTCTGGCACTCCACAGGCACCAACGGCGTCAGCAGAACTGA
- a CDS encoding gluconokinase, producing the protein MNGPSIAPSPAASARPPDSLSSAPPVVVVMGVAGCGKSSVGQSLAAALGHAFIEGDAHHPPANIAKMSSGIPLTDDDRDGWLATLAGFIADAHREGRGLVVACSALKRRYRDRLRGDCERVVFLHLHGDKALIASRMGARTAHFMPTALVDSQFADLEMPADDEAVLSYEVTLPADAIVADACARLTGGEKIGRTA; encoded by the coding sequence ATGAACGGTCCCTCCATCGCGCCGTCTCCCGCCGCCAGCGCCCGCCCGCCGGACAGCCTGTCCTCGGCACCGCCGGTCGTCGTGGTGATGGGCGTCGCCGGCTGCGGCAAGTCCAGCGTCGGCCAGAGCCTTGCCGCGGCGCTGGGCCATGCCTTCATCGAAGGCGATGCGCACCATCCGCCCGCCAACATCGCGAAGATGTCGTCGGGCATCCCGCTGACCGACGACGACCGCGACGGCTGGCTGGCCACGCTGGCCGGCTTCATCGCCGATGCGCATCGCGAAGGGCGCGGGCTGGTGGTCGCCTGTTCGGCGCTGAAGCGGCGTTACCGCGACCGGCTGCGCGGCGATTGCGAGCGGGTCGTCTTCCTGCATCTGCACGGCGACAAGGCGCTGATCGCCTCTCGCATGGGGGCGCGGACCGCCCATTTCATGCCCACCGCCCTGGTCGACAGCCAGTTCGCCGACCTTGAGATGCCCGCCGACGACGAGGCGGTGCTGTCCTATGAGGTGACGCTGCCGGCGGACGCCATCGTCGCCGACGCCTGCGCCCGCCTGACCGGCGGAGAGAAAATTGGGAGGACCGCATGA
- the pcaH gene encoding protocatechuate 3,4-dioxygenase subunit beta, protein MDTAVHEAAGDFRPRDWAQHPPYLSPDYKSTVLRSPSKPLIPMKQCLSVRTGPVFGHDSLAPLDSDLTKNGRVNGEPVGERIIVTGRVLDENGRPVPHTLLEIWQANACGRYVHRWDQHDAPLDPNFFGAGRCITDAEGRYRFTTIKPGAYPWGNHHNAWRPAHIHFSLFGPSFLTRLVTQMYFPGDPLLPLDPIYNGVPEGARELLISRFSIDVTEPLWALGYEFDIVLRGRQATPMEG, encoded by the coding sequence ATGGACACAGCCGTTCACGAAGCGGCGGGCGACTTCCGCCCCCGCGATTGGGCGCAACACCCGCCCTACCTGTCGCCGGACTACAAATCGACGGTGCTGCGCTCGCCGTCCAAGCCGCTGATCCCGATGAAGCAATGCCTGTCGGTCCGCACCGGCCCGGTCTTCGGCCATGACAGCCTGGCGCCGCTGGACAGCGACCTGACGAAGAACGGCCGCGTCAACGGCGAGCCGGTCGGCGAGCGCATCATCGTCACCGGCCGCGTGCTGGACGAGAATGGCCGGCCGGTGCCGCACACGCTGCTGGAGATCTGGCAGGCCAACGCCTGCGGGCGCTACGTCCATCGCTGGGACCAGCATGACGCGCCGCTCGACCCCAATTTCTTCGGGGCCGGCCGCTGCATCACCGACGCGGAGGGCCGCTACCGCTTCACCACGATCAAGCCCGGCGCCTATCCCTGGGGCAACCACCACAATGCCTGGCGCCCGGCGCACATCCATTTCTCGCTGTTCGGGCCGTCCTTCCTGACCCGTCTGGTCACCCAGATGTATTTCCCGGGCGATCCGCTGCTGCCGCTCGATCCCATCTACAACGGGGTGCCGGAGGGGGCGCGCGAGCTGCTGATCTCCCGCTTCTCCATCGACGTGACCGAGCCGCTGTGGGCGCTCGGCTATGAGTTCGACATCGTCCTGCGCGGACGCCAAGCCACGCCGATGGAGGGCTGA
- a CDS encoding methyl-accepting chemotaxis protein has protein sequence MFKKLPLVTKLVLAIGLVLMIGLGAGSLVISVKSGADTDELSFKVGEELGKYHAAVVERRLNEAMNISRFMGTTVLSMKQQGVVDRDKLSQWLRSLLVANPKLLGVWVGMEPNALDGRDKDFVNAPTGDATGRFIPYWNRVGDKINYQPLSNYEGSGADGFYYNEPKRQKREVIVEPYTYLVAGKNVLMVSLVVPIMEDGKFIGVAGVDIANDEIWNELKVAKPFETGSVFLISNGGAWAAYSNPDHLGKPIMETNQRLKDALPAIREGRTFAHYSVSASLKTEVKQLFVPVVVGSTGTPWSILVNLPINRIEVPKQELTTFIAVGAVLLSTGLLLALWLTSRLVVGQPLRRIVATIGALTAGRRDVEVGDRDRADEIGAINKALQLFKENAGRVAEMEEQRRLDEQRAAELRKQELARMADRFEGTVGGVVANVAQQAEMIRTDSEGLSAIAEQTNAQAAAVASAADVASSNVQTVAAAAEELAHSIEEINQRIAASSRMANDAVGEVEKTNGTVAGLAEAAQKIGDVVNLIQSIAGQTNLLALNATIEAARAGEAGKGFAVVAQEVKNLASQTAKATEEIAAQIAEIQSVSGSAVGAIQAIGRTILGISETVTAVAAAAEEQGAATREISRNVQQAAAGTREVSSNIEGVTRAASETGSMASQARAAADTLSHQSAQLRSEVQRFVATIREG, from the coding sequence ATGTTCAAAAAGCTGCCTTTGGTGACCAAGCTGGTGCTGGCGATCGGCCTGGTCCTGATGATCGGGCTGGGGGCAGGGTCGCTCGTGATCTCCGTCAAGAGCGGGGCGGATACCGACGAGCTGTCCTTCAAGGTCGGAGAGGAGCTGGGCAAGTACCACGCCGCCGTCGTCGAACGGCGGTTGAACGAGGCCATGAACATCAGCCGCTTCATGGGCACCACCGTACTCTCCATGAAGCAGCAGGGTGTCGTCGACCGCGACAAGTTGAGCCAGTGGCTCAGAAGCCTGCTGGTCGCCAATCCCAAACTGCTGGGTGTCTGGGTGGGCATGGAGCCCAACGCACTCGACGGAAGAGACAAGGATTTCGTCAACGCCCCCACCGGAGATGCCACCGGGCGTTTCATCCCTTATTGGAACCGGGTCGGAGACAAGATCAATTACCAGCCGCTGTCCAATTACGAGGGATCCGGTGCGGATGGCTTCTATTACAATGAACCCAAACGTCAGAAGCGCGAAGTCATCGTCGAACCCTATACCTATCTTGTCGCCGGCAAGAACGTGCTGATGGTGTCGCTTGTCGTTCCGATCATGGAGGACGGCAAGTTCATCGGCGTTGCCGGCGTGGACATCGCCAACGACGAGATTTGGAACGAGCTGAAGGTGGCCAAGCCGTTCGAGACCGGATCGGTCTTCCTGATCTCCAACGGCGGGGCGTGGGCGGCCTACAGCAACCCCGACCATCTGGGCAAGCCGATCATGGAGACCAACCAGCGGCTGAAGGATGCCTTGCCCGCCATCCGCGAAGGCAGGACCTTCGCACATTACTCGGTGTCGGCCAGCCTGAAGACCGAGGTGAAGCAGCTGTTCGTCCCGGTCGTCGTCGGCAGCACCGGCACGCCCTGGTCGATCCTGGTCAACCTGCCGATCAACAGGATCGAAGTGCCGAAGCAGGAATTGACCACCTTCATCGCGGTGGGCGCGGTGCTGCTGAGCACCGGGCTTCTGCTGGCGCTGTGGCTGACCAGCCGTCTGGTGGTCGGCCAGCCGCTGCGGCGGATCGTTGCAACCATCGGGGCACTGACCGCCGGCCGGCGCGACGTGGAGGTCGGTGACCGCGACCGTGCCGACGAGATCGGCGCCATCAACAAGGCGCTTCAGCTGTTCAAGGAGAATGCCGGCCGCGTCGCCGAGATGGAGGAGCAGCGCCGTCTGGACGAGCAGCGCGCCGCCGAACTGCGCAAGCAGGAACTGGCCCGGATGGCCGACCGGTTCGAGGGCACCGTCGGCGGCGTGGTCGCCAATGTGGCCCAGCAGGCGGAAATGATCCGCACCGATTCGGAAGGGCTGTCGGCCATCGCCGAGCAGACCAACGCCCAGGCCGCGGCCGTCGCCAGCGCCGCCGACGTCGCCAGCAGCAACGTGCAGACGGTGGCCGCCGCGGCGGAGGAGCTGGCCCATTCCATCGAGGAGATCAACCAGCGCATCGCCGCCTCGTCGCGCATGGCGAACGATGCGGTGGGCGAGGTCGAGAAGACCAACGGCACCGTTGCCGGTCTGGCCGAAGCGGCGCAGAAGATCGGCGACGTGGTGAACCTGATCCAGTCCATCGCCGGCCAGACCAACCTGCTGGCGCTGAATGCCACCATCGAGGCGGCCCGCGCGGGCGAGGCCGGCAAGGGCTTCGCCGTCGTGGCGCAGGAGGTGAAGAACCTCGCCAGCCAGACCGCCAAGGCGACGGAGGAGATTGCCGCCCAGATCGCCGAGATCCAGTCGGTCAGCGGCAGCGCCGTCGGCGCCATCCAGGCCATCGGCCGCACCATCCTGGGCATCAGCGAGACGGTCACCGCCGTCGCCGCCGCGGCGGAGGAGCAGGGGGCGGCGACGCGCGAGATCAGCCGCAACGTCCAGCAGGCCGCCGCCGGCACCCGCGAGGTGTCGAGCAACATCGAGGGCGTCACCCGCGCCGCCAGCGAGACCGGCAGCATGGCCTCCCAGGCGCGGGCGGCTGCCGACACGCTGTCGCACCAGTCGGCCCAGCTGCGCAGCGAAGTGCAGCGCTTCGTGGCGACGATCCGGGAGGGGTGA
- a CDS encoding TRAP transporter small permease has translation MKRVADLLERITEWIMALMLAIMVGLVFGNVVLRYIFNSGIVAAEEIARLMFVWLVFLGATVALRHQRHLGLEIVQSRLPARVRRVCAVIAHLMMLYALWLFVQGSWIQLLIGMDTFSTVLRFPMAFYAAAGFFPAIAMALIVLANLLRIVTNQPGARIPGDPDTTMDHPESHGPAVAPPAPAPHGSAAVAKH, from the coding sequence ATGAAACGCGTGGCGGATCTGCTGGAGCGGATCACCGAATGGATCATGGCGCTGATGCTGGCGATCATGGTCGGTCTCGTCTTCGGCAACGTCGTCCTGCGCTACATCTTCAACAGCGGCATCGTCGCGGCGGAGGAGATCGCGCGGCTGATGTTCGTCTGGCTGGTGTTCCTGGGCGCCACCGTCGCGCTGCGGCACCAGCGGCATCTGGGCCTGGAGATCGTGCAGAGCCGCCTGCCGGCCAGGGTCCGCCGCGTCTGCGCGGTGATCGCCCACCTGATGATGCTCTATGCCCTGTGGCTGTTCGTTCAGGGCAGCTGGATCCAGCTGCTGATCGGCATGGACACCTTCTCCACCGTCCTGCGCTTCCCCATGGCCTTCTACGCCGCGGCGGGCTTCTTCCCGGCCATCGCCATGGCGCTGATCGTGCTGGCGAACCTGCTGCGGATCGTCACCAACCAGCCCGGCGCCCGCATCCCCGGCGATCCCGACACGACGATGGACCATCCGGAGTCGCACGGCCCCGCGGTTGCGCCGCCGGCACCCGCCCCGCACGGCAGCGCCGCCGTCGCCAAGCACTGA